GTCCCATCACCCTGATAATCCATAACTCCATCCTCGCTTCCAAGCTCCGGAGTCTCCAACTCTCCCAGGGCGATTCACAGCTGACGCAGTAGAGGATGTGGTTGGGCGTTTGGTCGCGGTGGGCGGCTTATTTAGGTCCAGCGACGAGGTGGCTCAGGTGGAGTTCCGTCGCTTCGTGGCCGATATTGGGTTGGCACCTGGGTTGGGGGGTATCGGATATATGCCGATCGTGCGGGTCGAGGACCTTGACGGGTTTGTAGCCGAGATGCGGGAAACGATCCCCGCCTATTCGGTGTTCGAACTCGACGCAGAGGGTGGGCGGATTCCGGTCGGGGAACGTCCCGAATATGTACCGGTGCAGTGGTTTGAGCCGTCCGAGGCGTTCGACCAGCCGCACGGGTTCGATTCGATGTCGCAACTCGACCGTCTCACTGCCCTGGAGCGTGCCCGGACCACCCATGAGGTGGCGGCGACCCCGTTCGTGCGGTTGGTTTCGGAGACCGAATCGGATGGGTTCTTGATGTACTGGCCGGTCATCGATCCCGACACCGACGCGGTGGTGGGGTTCACGGTAGCGCCGATGGATCTGAGCGAACTGCTCCGCGGTCACCACTCGGCGACCCTCTCCAGCCTGGTCGATTGGGAAGTCAGCGACATCACCACCGGCTCGTCTCGGGGAGAAGCCGAAGGGGTTTGGGTGGGGAGTCTGGAGGTGGGGGGCCGCCGGTGGGAGATCACCGTCACCCCGAAACCCTCTTCGGGCATGATCCCTGACCCGACCGGGGCGCTGCTGGTCCTGTTTGTTGGCCTGGCGGCGTCTGGTCTGGCCACCGGCGGGATCTTCTTGTACCGGCAGCGGTCACATGCCCGACAGGAACTGGAGGTCCTCCAGGAGCTCACCCGGGCCAGGGATCAGTTCTTGGCGTCGGTCAGCCACGAGCTCCGCACCCCTTTGACCGGGGTGCTCGGTTTTGCCGAACTGTTGCGGGAGGGCCACGGCGTGTTGAGCGACGAGGAGCGTCTATCGATGATCTCCAGTGTCGCTGAGGAAGCTACCGACCTTTCCCATATCATCGATGACCTGTTGGTGTCGGCTCGTTCCGAGCTCGACCTGCTGGTGGTGACCCGGGTGCCTGTGGCGGCCCGAGCCCAGGTTGCCCAAGTGCTCGAAGCGGCCGGGTCCGATACCGGCGCCCGGGTCGAGGTGATCGCCGGCCTGGAAGGAGCCGACAGGGCGTCTGGGGATCCCGGTCGGGTCAGACAGATTCTCCGTAACTTGATCAGCAACGCCTGCCGTTATGGGGGCGACCGGATCCAGGTCCGGTTGGGTGCCACCGACCAGCGGGTCCACATCCAGGTAGCTGACAACGGGCCTGGGATCCCAGCCGAGGAATGGGAACGGATCTTCGAGCCCTATTATCGAGCTCATCCAGGGGAGAGCCAACCCGCCGCGCTCGGTATTGGGCTCAGTGTGGCCCGCCACCTCGCCCGGTTGATGGAGGGGGACCTTACTTACCGGCGACAAGACCACTGGAGTGTCTTCGACCTCGAGCTACCGGCCGCAAGGACCCCCGAAGCCGAACGCATCCCACCCCAGACCGCCAAGGTCAACAGCCGCTAGTTCGACTGGCCGGGACCGATCCACCGGGAACGCTGGGCACCACCCGCCGGGCCGCCCCCGAATCTGGCTGTCAGAGGGGAGCCGGATGTCCACCCCCGGAACCCGTACCAGGAGACCCCAGTCAGGGTTCGGCGGCTACCTGACTCCATCCTCCCAAGGATCGGAGCCTCCGGAAAACCCGGATCGATTCAATGGTGGCCTCTTCGGATATCTCGATCACGACCCGCCGCAAAGGTAGCCGGTGGAACCAGTCAACATGTGCCAGCGAGCTTGCTGTTTCGGGGGAGACGTTGACACTCAAGAACGCCTCGGCGGGGATCTGGGGGAGGTGCATTACCGCGGTGTGGATGGCAGCTAGTTCCAGGTCGGCGCCCAGACCCGTCCGGGCCGCTTCCCGGAACCAGACGTCGGGTGCGACCGGGAGATCGAAACGGGCCAACGCTTCAAACCCGACCACCCGTTTAGTTCCCACCAGCCAGGCACCCAGATCGAAGATCGGCTGGAACTGGACGGCCAAACCCTCCCCGCCCAACACGTCGCGGATCCCAGCTTCGATATCGAAAATAGGTTCACTACCGGGAAGGTCGGCGACACAAACAACTAGTCAAAGAACGAGACGGACGCCGAAACCGCTACCACATCCAAGAACATCTTCCACTGATGGCGGTACATATGTACGGCCCCGGCGATGAGGCAACCCCCGTCCGGCGGTGTGGTTGAGCCACCTGTCAGAGGCGGGAGTCGATGATGGCGTTCCGGTGTTCTTCGCGCCGCGGTCCGGGGGTTCGAGTCTGGGTAGTCTGGGGCGATGAGGAACCGGGTTCGCGACCTTTTCGACCGTGTACGGCAGAGTCTCTTCTTTATACCCGCGCTGATCGTCGGCGGCTGTGCTGTTCTGGCCCGCACGCTGTTGTGGGTGGACGGCAGTGGATCGCTGGATGGACTTCTGGTTCTGTCGACCACCGTCGCCAGCGCTCGGGTGATCCTGTCGACCATCGCCGGTGCCACCATCACCGTTGCCGCTATCGTTTTCTCGATAACTGCTCTCACGGTGCAGCTGGCGGCCAGCCAGTACTCGCCTAGGATCCTCGGGGTTCTGTTCCGGGATTCGTTTCAGCAGATAGTCATCGGGATTACCACGGGCACGTTTGTCTATTCGCTGCTTGTCCTGGCCGCGGTACGCCTTCCGTCGGACGGAGCCGAGGAATCCAGCCCGAGCGTCTCCACAACCGCGGGCATTATCCTGGCGGTTCTCGCCATGCTCCTCATCGTCGGCTTTCTCAACCACGTGCTTCAACGGATCGAGGTCGGCACGCTGATCCGAGGAATCGCGGATGCTACTACCCACGAGGTCCGACGGGAACTTCCCGAGCGTCTCGAGGCGAGTCCCGAAACTGCGCTCGCGGCGGACCAACTGTCGGGAGAGCCGTCCCTGCGGGTCAGGGGAACGACGAAGGGTTGGGTCACCTCCATAGACAACAGACAGCTGCTCGATGCCGTTGACGACGGGGGTGTGCTGCGAGTCGACGTGGAGGTCGGAGATTACGTGCACTCGGGCACCATGCTGGCCACCGTGTGGACACTTGACCCTCCATCGGGTCTCGAGAGCGCCATCAGGGAGGCGATAGGCACCGGGACGAATCGGAAGATCGAAGGCGACCCCCGGTTCGGACTGAGGCTGTTGAGCGATATCGCCCTGCGGGCACTCTCGCCGGGTATCAACGACCCGGCGACCGCAGTGGACGTCGTCACTCATCTTGGAGAGCCCCTCGGCGAGGTCCTCACCCGCGATCTGCCGCACCGGGTGGTCGGCGACCGCGGGAGCAACCGCCGTCTGTTCCGCCCGGACCGTCCCGATCGGGACGACTACATCCGCTCGGCCCTGCAGGGAATCCGCTTGAACGCCGGGGCTCAACCGGAGGTGATTCGGGCGATCATCGATCTCGCTCACGACCTCGTGTCCCTGCTCCCCGAGGCTCAGGCTGGAAGGGGAGACTCTCTTCGCCGGGAGGTGCATCTCCTCCTCCAGCAGGCCGAGCGTGAACTCCCCGACGACGACGTGAAGCTGCTCAGGAGACGCGCCGAGAAGCATGGTTTGGTGCCGGAACCCGGAGACTGACCCTTGACCCCTACCCCGATCCCCGGCCACTCGGATGATGCGCTACGGAGCACACGATTCAGTGGCCAAGCGATCACCGGCCGAACCGGCCACCGAGACGACTAAGACGCCACTCCACGAATAGCGCATCCCCGGCACGTCGTGCGTGCTGGTGGCAAACCCGCGTCGGACACTGACTGGGGCGGCGGACGGCCCACCCGCCGTCGATCTGGCCGGTTGTGAGCGGGATTTGATTGGGGTCGAAGCTTCACGGCGTAGGGTTCTGGTTGTCACAAGGAATGGTTGGGATTTTCGTGGATGGTTGGGGTTCTCGCCGGATTGCTGTCGAGTTCGAGTCTGAAGGTACTGTCCTTCGGGGGTTTCTGTATGAGGCTGTGAAGGGCGACCCGCCGTTTCCGGTGGTGGTGATGACGCACGGAACCTCCGCCACGATACCGATGACAACCGACCGGTATGCCGAGGTATTTGCTGAGGCTGGGGTGTCGGCTCTGATCTATGACCATCGGAATCTGGGGATCAGCGGAGGTGAGCCACGCCAGGAGATCAACCCTTGGGTGCAGTGCCGTGGTTATCGAGACGCCATCACGTTCGCCTCGACCATCGAAGACCATGATCCGAACCGG
The nucleotide sequence above comes from Acidimicrobiia bacterium. Encoded proteins:
- a CDS encoding EAL domain-containing protein, whose protein sequence is MLGGEGLAVQFQPIFDLGAWLVGTKRVVGFEALARFDLPVAPDVWFREAARTGLGADLELAAIHTAVMHLPQIPAEAFLSVNVSPETASSLAHVDWFHRLPLRRVVIEISEEATIESIRVFRRLRSLGGWSQVAAEP
- a CDS encoding DUF2254 domain-containing protein, which encodes MRNRVRDLFDRVRQSLFFIPALIVGGCAVLARTLLWVDGSGSLDGLLVLSTTVASARVILSTIAGATITVAAIVFSITALTVQLAASQYSPRILGVLFRDSFQQIVIGITTGTFVYSLLVLAAVRLPSDGAEESSPSVSTTAGIILAVLAMLLIVGFLNHVLQRIEVGTLIRGIADATTHEVRRELPERLEASPETALAADQLSGEPSLRVRGTTKGWVTSIDNRQLLDAVDDGGVLRVDVEVGDYVHSGTMLATVWTLDPPSGLESAIREAIGTGTNRKIEGDPRFGLRLLSDIALRALSPGINDPATAVDVVTHLGEPLGEVLTRDLPHRVVGDRGSNRRLFRPDRPDRDDYIRSALQGIRLNAGAQPEVIRAIIDLAHDLVSLLPEAQAGRGDSLRREVHLLLQQAERELPDDDVKLLRRRAEKHGLVPEPGD
- a CDS encoding CHASE domain-containing protein produces the protein MEFRRFVADIGLAPGLGGIGYMPIVRVEDLDGFVAEMRETIPAYSVFELDAEGGRIPVGERPEYVPVQWFEPSEAFDQPHGFDSMSQLDRLTALERARTTHEVAATPFVRLVSETESDGFLMYWPVIDPDTDAVVGFTVAPMDLSELLRGHHSATLSSLVDWEVSDITTGSSRGEAEGVWVGSLEVGGRRWEITVTPKPSSGMIPDPTGALLVLFVGLAASGLATGGIFLYRQRSHARQELEVLQELTRARDQFLASVSHELRTPLTGVLGFAELLREGHGVLSDEERLSMISSVAEEATDLSHIIDDLLVSARSELDLLVVTRVPVAARAQVAQVLEAAGSDTGARVEVIAGLEGADRASGDPGRVRQILRNLISNACRYGGDRIQVRLGATDQRVHIQVADNGPGIPAEEWERIFEPYYRAHPGESQPAALGIGLSVARHLARLMEGDLTYRRQDHWSVFDLELPAARTPEAERIPPQTAKVNSR